Genomic segment of Arachis stenosperma cultivar V10309 chromosome 4, arast.V10309.gnm1.PFL2, whole genome shotgun sequence:
TGCTCGTATCCAGTGACGAGCAAGAAACAGAAAAGTCTCTTCTGAAGGACAGCAAGTGTTAGCTtcaaaaagggggctaagattcaacccccccttctcttagccactgaaaccatcacaCTCAAATATCCAAAATTATTTAACGAAAACGTCCAGTAATTTAGCAAAATCAAAGAACATCTCATATAAACACCATTTCTAGTATATAAACACTAGAGCAGACCAGAAACATCTAATCTCTAACAACTACAATTACAATATGAGACCCAGATAAAGCAAAATCCAATCTCTAATAACTACAACATCCGATCATAATTTCAACACAATTCGATATCTAATTACAGTAATTCAGCAGCATATAGCGAATTAGCAAAATTAAATCAACTTGAATACCACAACAGTTCCTCAATCCTAGCACAGATTAGGAAAAAAAACTTACTTACCCATGATTTTCCAAGATTAAATTACCTGAGCTGTACAACATATAAAAAACACCCATTCAATTaacatgaaaaattaatttcaattcatACACTCAAATATacaaaattatttaacaaaaacGTCCAGTAAtttagcaaaaataaaaaacatctCATATAAACACCATTCCTAGTATCTAAACACTAGAGCAGACTAGAAACATCTAATCTCTAATAACTACAATTACAATATAAGACCTAGATAAAAGCAAAATCCAATCTCTAACAACTGCAACATCCGATCATAATTTTAACACCATTCGATATCTAATTACAGCTATTCAGCAGCATAtaacaaattaacaaaattaaatcaatttgattACCATAGTAGTTCCTCAATTCTATCACatattagaaaagaaaaagcatgctTACCCATGATTCCCCAAGATTAAATTACCTGACCTGTAcaacatataaaaaatactcattcaactaacatgaaaaattaatttcaattgaTACACTCAAATATCCAAAATTATTTAACGAAAACGTCCATTAATTTAGCAAAATCAAAGAACATCTCATATAAACACCATTCCTAGTATCTAAACACTAGAGCAGACTAGAAACATCTAATCTCTAACAACTACAATTACAATATGAGACCCAGATAAAAGCAAAATCCAATCTCGAGCAACTGCAGCATCCGATCATAATTTAATCACCATTCGATATCTAATTACAGCAATTCAACAACATATAGCAAATTAGTAAAATTAAATCAACTTGATTACCACAGCAGTTCCTCAATCCTAGCACAGAttaggaaaaaaaaatatacttatCCATGATTCCCCAAGATTAAATTACTTGAGCTATACAACATATAAAAAAACACCTATTCAACTAACGTTCACCGAACCACTAAAACAAAACCATCTCCAAATCTCTCTTCAAAATATGCATACAAAATCAAAGGAAAGATCTGCCATACTTACCAATTAGTGAGACGAAGTGAAGATTCCAGGCTGGAGAAGTAAAGATCCACTGTCGGACGGCGCAGCTGTACCAAGAAGTTTCAGAGCCACCGGTAAAATCCGCATACAACAGCAGAGTGGCGTCGCTCTGGTTCCGTGTGTGGAAGCGCGATGAGAGGAGAGGCTACAAGCGACGTCGCAGCGTCGGGAGAGGAGACGAAAGAGGGTTGCACGAGTTTTCCAGAGGCGTGGCGCGGGTGTGGATGATTTTCAAATTTCTGTGTGGTAAAATGGTGAAAGCAAGGATAGGATTTTTGGGGAGGGTGAATGTGGTTTACCCTGGATCAATTTTGGATGGTACTGAAGTGTATTGGACTTTTAGGTCCCAGTCCAGATACATTTTGACTGGTTTTTGGTTGATATGCTCTTGATTCCCTAGCATTATtgtaaattaatatattttgtgtttattCTGACAAGAAGAACATAAAGATACTAATAACAgaatacaaattattttttatttttttattatttttgttaatttttataattatattttttattatatatttttttctctaatttttttgaatgaaaaaagaagaaagataaattaaatttttataatttattctaatttatcaccaaataaaatacaaaaatacaaaattttatatttctattttttgtatCTTCTTCTCAATGTTTGTCTAATtctattctaaaaaataaatacagccttaaagaattagtaaattaaaGTTTAGTAATCACTGTATATGTATAGTTGTACCTGTAATTAGTGGCtagtgtttttattttcttcaaaaatGTAAAATACAAGAATCAGTTTTTcttttcacatttttttaactttttttctctcttcttttctcgTTTAAGCTTTTCTTTTACTTTACTTCACctcaatttttcttctttttatatcCAAATTCATACAATAAATATGATAAGGGCTACTTTGCTTCGTTTATAGTTCTTCATCAGTTCTTGTTGTAGTTTTGTActtactaaaaataatttttattttattttactaaatataGTTACCACAATTTAAAAAAcaatctttaaaaaatataaaagaataaaCAATTTGAAGAATAGAACTTTCACTAAATTCACCCATAATCGTATATTTAACTTTCATACCTTTCTCCGCACCACAATTGctatttttgataaaattaaagaaaacacagacaaatattttgttattatttttaaattaatttaatgtatgcttgtattaaaaaaatatgataatatataaatgaaaatattattgaatataaaatatagtATGTATGTATAACAGTAAACCAAAGCTATATAAtatgaaaatttgaaacaaaCTTTATTCTATTATTAAATCGTATTATTATATGCATCAAAACTAATTGATACGTGGAGATCCCTCATCGATCCATCTTGAACTGAAGAAACATCTTTCAGTTTCAAGGTTATCAAAGAGTCTTTAATTCTTCAGTATAATGCtcccaaaaaataataatgtcaaATAAATAGATACCTTAAAATTTAGCCACGCGGATGCTTATTAAAACATGTTTGCATATAAAAGATTAGAATAAAAAGGCAACTTGACAACAAATTACGAAGATGTTAGATACAAATTTGAAACGTAGTGAACTCAGCAAGCTTTCAAATGATCATGACCATTTTTGTTTTTATCCAATTCTATTTGCCCCCTAAATTCCAGCAGGAGGGATGATCCATTTTGACCTAAACTTTATGGCTGCATGCATTTTTCACAAGAGACAAACGagtaatacaaaaaatattcaatCACCGAGACAAAACTAAGCTATATTaattaaggaaaatatattttcacCTTTTCTTTATCATGGCACTGtctgatctttaattttttatgtagtTCTTGTTTTAAAGATTTTACTAATTAATTAGTTTACTATATATGCATGATAATAATATCATAAAGTATGGACAAATTCTTGCTAATAAGTATGTTAATAATACTTTTCAaagatattataattaaaaaaattatatggaCAATATAAATCTAATATACACTTTTCAGGTTTCGTATAAATATATTGtaaaactcaatttttttattgttatcatttttgccaaattttttacttaaatccaaaaaaaaagatTAGTAGAGTGTTAAATGCTCTTGAATGTTTTGGAGATTTTATGcagaataaaattatttatctaaagaTACTTATTAAGATGTTGATtttatatctttctttttaaGTTGTTTCTGTTTCTAGCTATATTTCCATGTTAACAATAAAATCCAAATGTTAACCTAAATAACATGTACTCCTTTCGAAAGAAAAATTCCATTTGAACATTTCAACTACAAGTCTAAATGATtaatctcctcttcttttttttttcaagtctAAATGTCTAGATGATTAAAACCCAGAATTTTGCTACAACTCTTATCTGCAGAATGTAGGAAACATTTGAGAAGGTTCAGCTCCACAAAATGGTGATGACACAAAAGTTCTTTGGTGGGGATAGTCGTTTGCAAATTGCCCTAGTATTTTATACATTATATTATTATTCCTTCAAagaatttatcttttttgttttttgaattcTATTGGTTGATTGGGTCAGCTTGAGAATTTGAGGGGTTCATGTGCAAAGATCTTAGGACTTGGACAATCCCTATCATGTCTTGATAAGGCTGAGGTTTTCAGTGTTCCctttaaaagtttaaaacacaagggaaaaaaaattagaaaaagggttatgaaaaagaaaaaagaaaatttttgaaagttaaaaataaaaaaagtaccTTTTCTAAAAAGGGTCAACAAAAATGATCCTATGCTGACAGTTATTTGGCCAAGGAATAAAGCAAGACTGTCCTATTGTCCGCTAGAGGATAATATTAAACCAAACCAAACAATACCTTAAatttctgcactttaaattaataattagattTTCACTTAGCTCAAATTATTTTTTCGAGacattcattcatttttttttttatgaagcATTACTtcgtaaaaaaaatattaactattTATTTAAATGAAGTAAGAAAAGTGATTAATTTACACtataaaataagttatttttatcctttatttttataaacttTGTACTATATAAAAGTGCTAGAGGATAGGAAAAAGggtataaaaaataaagagaaaaaagaataGTAAATTGAGAAATTACTTTAATATATTACAATAAGGAATAGTAATGGATTCCACGTCCTATAATAGAGGACTTTTCTTAGCTCAATACTCCCTCCCTCCCCCAAAGCagcaataatataatatatattttttcttactATATGAATGAATAATCAATCATCATTGTACAAAATCAGAtgtacaaaataaataaatcaccTAGTTGAACTAAGAATATATTCTTTTTGTGCAACAATCTTGCACTAAAATAAAGGAATAATGAGGTGGAATTTTTGGCCCTTATCTGCCTAACATAAGCTTCAATCTGATGTCATTGCCACATGGTTGCTGCTGGAATGTGACTAATGGTGGGGTAAGTGGATCAAAGTATAAACCACTAAATCAAAGTTAAAATCTTCCTTCAAGTCTCCTTAAGCCTCTTTTTGCCATATAGATGATGATTTTGTTGCACCCCACAAAGTGTGTTGGTCCCTCCTAGCCTCTTCAAAATAGATAGGTGTATCTTTAATAGGGTTTTGGTATACTTGATTCTAGGGAGATTCTTTAAGGGGATCTTCATCATTTTTTGCATCTTGTGAAGGAAGTAATAAATCTCTAATATATGTGTATATACATAATCCATAGGAATGTAATAGTATTCTTCTAGACAAAGCCACAAAGTGTTGAAGTCAGCAAATACACAAACAGGCAGTAGAACAAGTTTTGGTATTTCTTTGGTGGTGTTGCCTGTTTCaatgaattttgattttaatcAAAATGGATAAAAGAAGATAACTAGTTTTTGCAATTAACATAGTTTAATTAAAGAATTAGAAAGGAGCAAATTTGATTTACCTTATTGTGAGTGGCAGAGGAGGTAAGAGAAATTGAAGTGGAGGGATTAGAAGTAGTTGCAAAAGCAGAAAGGCCAACATTATAAGCCATGGATTCATCAGGTTGAAACAATCCATAGTTTCTCTCAGAAGTTGGTCCTGGCTTCAAATCTTCATTGAACAATGCAAACAAATAAGCCTCCAATCTCATCCTTGGCTTCAATGGTGTTCCTTCATTTTCCATTTGTCTCCTAAACAAGTTCCTATTGTATGTTGCTGCATTCTGCACTGTTGCTCCTTCTTCATCACTGTCCCCCTTTGAAGGCCACCCTGTTTCTGAAACCCTAATTTCAATATCATTGAACCCTAACTTTGCAATTGCAAATGCAACTGCATCTACCTGAGCATATAGCATGTTGTCATAGTGTAATTTTGTGTTTGGATCAACCATTCCCCCACTTGGATTGAAGAGAACATAGTCTAATGGGATTTCATTTGGGTTGTCTTTGTATGCAAAGAAAGGGTATGCATTGATCCAAAATGGTGAATTTGTTTTTGATAAGAAGCTTAAGAATTGTGTCATGGTTTCAGTTATCTCATTCTTGAAGGTACCAGCTGAAGGAGGGTATGATTCTTGAAGAACTGCAAGGGAGCTTGGTGATGAGACTTGGATGTTCGATGAAATGCTTAGCTGAGATAATGCATTTTGGATGTTGATCACTGCTGGAACAAGGTACTGAAACATTGCTGGATTCTCATCTGTGTAAACTTCGTTGCCTACTTGGATTCCTGTGATTTTTGTGTCTGGTAGGTAGGGTTTGATGTTGTTGCTTACCCATTGAAGTGCTTGTTGTGGATCATTTAACTGGCTTAGTATTTGGTTCTCAACTGTTACAATGATTTCAATTTCTGAGTTGGCAAAAGCTTTCAGAATCTCAGGATTGGTGTCATAGATTCTTGTTCTTGTTATCTTTAGGGTGCCTAAGAGTTCAAGGACCTTGTCTGGTGTTGGTAAATTGTTGGCTACTTGGCCGTAGTTGATTCCGAACGACGCTACGCGTCGGAAAAGCATGATATCTGTGTCCATACAATCATCTAAATGTGTTAATTACATATTCACTTCACTTAGATTGCAGTCTAGAATCACATAACAGTTACAATTAAGGCCTGTTTTCTATGATTTCTGCATTGTAGTGCAACTGCAATTTCATTTCAATACAAAATACTAATACAAAACAAACTTCTTTACCCTTTTTTCCTTTGATTGATATCAAAGTTGGTGAAGCTAAAAATTTCACGAGACATGCAAAAGCAACAACAAAACATGCATAGAGAGAGCAGAGGAAAACAGAACAAAGTACCTGCAAAGAGAAGAAACAGCAGAAGAATATAGCTGCATGGCATTCTGCTGATAAATGTTGCCATTGTGAACAAAGATAGAGGAACCGCACTGATGTTTGAGAGTTCCAAAATGAGCACAGAAAGAAAGATAGATAGATATAGAGCTTTGGTTTGCCTTAGCAGTAAGGGCTCGTCAAATTTAAATGTATTTGGATAGTTGGATAGTTGGATAGTccttgtatttatattttttgtgacaAGGTTGTCTCTTTCCAACCCACTCCAACTTCCAAACCTCctccttttttaaaaaaataaaaaagaaagaaaaactcGCACCCTTCAGCCTCTTTCTTAGACAAAAGGAAAGACCCTTCACTTGGTTGGTTGAATATAAGAGGGatattatataaatatctaAAACTATGTCTTATTATTCAGTTGTAAGACTGTGAACCAAAATTTGGAATATTGAAGTAAGAGCCGTACACAAATTTAATGGTTGCACACAAAATAAAGTTTGGATGTTcatcaaatattatttttatgtgagtCAAACTATTGGATAACACCAAAATCGTATGTTGAAATTTAGTTGACGCCTTATGATGAAAAATACCACATGATTCATTTCTGTGTATATTAtagttataatattatttattagattTTGCAACGAGAGCCGTGTGGCTGTGgtgaaatttattttattttattttaatttttcttttgtgtGTAGTAGAATGGTAGGCTGCTTGACTAGGCAATACGATGTATAATCAAATTTTTGAGTCATGTTTGTGTATTTAATTTGACCATTTTTTTGGCTGTATATGGCCAGGTTAATATACCATTTAAGGCAACGCCGCCATCATAAATTATTAGAGAGTAATATTTGTCATTTTATATATAGCTGAGATAATTCAATTTTATGTATTCAATATTTTCATCATGAATTTTGCTAGGAAGTCAATTGAGTATTTATATAACGTGTataataagttatttatttgattcaagatgaattaaaaaataaatatctaaaataaaatactattaATTTCTCAAACACAATATACACATATTATCCAGAATAATCATTCGGATATTAGAGATAATAAACATCTAAATATCCTACTGAATCGAATATTCCTATActcctattatatatattgtatagTATAGATACTCTATTGACTCTCTATACTTTCTCTTTAATCATTTATTAAATTCTTCTTAAATCTTTTTTCGCTTAATTGTCTTAATTTTCTGATTATCAACATCAATCTGACTTCAAACAACCCATATAGTTTAACTTGATTACAGATTCTTTGTTTATTACTTCGCATATGTTGACTTTTTTAGTTTCTATGATGGTGCGAAAATGTTTGGTTAAACATCATAATAATTGAATCTTGGCCAAACATGGTTTGCAGAATCCATTTGATGCAAGTGCTCCTCTGAC
This window contains:
- the LOC130973160 gene encoding glucan endo-1,3-beta-glucosidase 14-like, which produces MATFISRMPCSYILLLFLLFADIMLFRRVASFGINYGQVANNLPTPDKVLELLGTLKITRTRIYDTNPEILKAFANSEIEIIVTVENQILSQLNDPQQALQWVSNNIKPYLPDTKITGIQVGNEVYTDENPAMFQYLVPAVINIQNALSQLSISSNIQVSSPSSLAVLQESYPPSAGTFKNEITETMTQFLSFLSKTNSPFWINAYPFFAYKDNPNEIPLDYVLFNPSGGMVDPNTKLHYDNMLYAQVDAVAFAIAKLGFNDIEIRVSETGWPSKGDSDEEGATVQNAATYNRNLFRRQMENEGTPLKPRMRLEAYLFALFNEDLKPGPTSERNYGLFQPDESMAYNVGLSAFATTSNPSTSISLTSSATHNKATPPKKYQNLFYCLFVYLLTSTLCGFV